Genomic segment of uncultured Fibrobacter sp.:
CCGTCCAAGGCAAGCGAAAGTGCCGCCGCAATCTTTTCGGCCTGGTTGTAGCCGCGTTCCCTATACCTGGCCCTATGGAGCGGCACAGGAACAAAGTAAAGCGGCTTTGGAAACATGGACAACTCTTCGCGCACAAGCCCGCACCGTACCGATGCCGAATGCTTGACCAAGTATGTCGCCATCCCAGAAATCCCCCTATACTTGAGCGCATGCACCAACCGCCGCGTCAATGGCCGCATGGGGTACAGGCTATAGGTATCCGGCCCGGGAGAAAGCTCTACCGTCGATTCGCGTTCCAGTTCCTTGACGCATTCCGGGCAAAGCCATGGGTCCAAGGCACCCGAAGGCGCCCTGCAGCCCAGACATTCGGCCCCAAAAACAAAACGTTCCACATTTTCTATCCAGCGCATATAAACTCCTCGGAGGCTCTTGCGGGAGCCCCTCTTTATCTATACGCCAGATTTCGGAAAAATGGGAAAATTTATCCCTTACAACAAAGTTTTTTATTAGCGGCGGCGAGCCTGGAAATGCAAGCAAAGCAAGAATCCGACTAACACCATACAAGTCAAAGCAAACGAACCGCCATAAGACAGGAACGGCAAAGGCAGACCCGTTACCGGCATCAATCCGACCGTCATCGCAATGTTCACCATAATGTGGAACAAGAAAACCGTCGAAGCCCCCATGACCATAAGCGTCACGAACGGGTCCGAAGACAGTCTGCAAATCGATGTGGCGCGCCAAAGGAACAACGCATAAAGAATCAGCACAAAGGCACAGCCCAAAAAGCCGAACTGTTCGCCAAGCACGCTAAAGATAAAGTCCGTATGTTCTTCGGGCAAAAAGGCGAGGTTTGTCTGCGAGCCGTTTCCGAAGCCCTTTCCGGTAAGGCCACCCGAACCAATTGCAGTCAAGGACTGTAGCACCTGGTAACCGTCTCCCAAGGGGTCACTCATCGGGTCCAAGAAAGTATTCACGCGCTTTTGCTGGTGCGGCTCGAGCATATTCCAGGCCATAGAACTTGCATACCCCGCAAAAATATTCGCCATCAGAATCAAGGCCGACAGCACCTTCGGAAGTTTTCTGCGGAACAGCGCAAACACCACCACGCAAATCAAAAGGCCCCAAAGGATTTCAAATACAAGCGCCTGCGAATGGGAGAAAAATACCGAAAGCACCGGGCTTACAATCAAGAACATGTCTGTAAGCGTAAGCCCTGCAAAAAAGAAACTCACCATCGTAACAGCAATAAACACGAGAGCCGTACTCAAGTCAGGCTGTTTAAGCACCAAGGCAAAAGGCACAATAAACAAGAAGAACGGCACCACAAACGACTTCAGTTTATACAAGCTAACCGGATGTTTCGAGAGCCAATAAGAAATGGTCAGCAAGTAGGCAATCTTTGCGAATTCCGAAGGCTGCAACTTGAAAACGCCCAGGTCAATCCATCGTCCAGCACCCTTCACCACATCGCCAGCAAAGAACAGCACCACCACAAGCAAAATAAGGGCAACCACATAGAGCGGGAACGCCGCACGCTTCAACCAGTCTATGCGCACAAAGATAAGGGCAGCAGCAAACACAGCGCCAAAGATAAAGTATATAATCTGCTTGAACCAGAACAATTCCACCACAGATGCATCTTCAGCAATCGTCGCCGAATACACAAGGGCAACACCCACGCTCATCAAGGCAATCGTAAGCGCGATGAACATCCAGTCAAATCGAAGCGAACGGCTAAGGAGTCGATTGGGTTTCATTTTTTCCCGCCTCCTTTTCCTTATTTTCAAAATAGGCTTCCATCACTTTCTTGGCAATCGGGCCCGAAACAGCACCGCCGCCACCAGCAGCTTCCATAATCACAGCCACGGCAATTTCCGGATCATAAAGCGGAGCTACGGCCGCATACCAGGCATGTGTCTTTTCGCCCTTCTTCCATTCACCGGAACCGGTTTTGGCGCCCACACGAATTCCAGGGATAGCGCCGCGTTTACCCGTTCCGCCCGGATGGTTCACCACGGAATCCATGGCAGCAAGCAAAATACGGTGCGTATACGGTTTCATGTTACCCGGGCGCACGATTTCGGGCTCATAGCGGCGAACCACGTTTCCGTCGATGTCGCGGAGTTCCTTCATGAAGTGCGGTCTGTAAACGCCCTTACCCGTCGCCAAGGAACCTATCAAGGTTGCCTGCTGCAAAGGAGTCACGATCTGTCCTTGGCCAATCGAAAGGTTCAAGATCAAGCCGCGAGCCCAGCGCCAACCCAAGCGTTTGTTCTTCTGGTTAAACGACGCCGAATCCGGGAGCCAGCCACCCTTTTCGCCGGGGATGTCGACTCCAAGCGGTTTTTCGCCCAAGCCAAAGCGCCGGCCAAATTCATTAATGCGGGCCATATCGATATCGAGACCGGCCTGGTAAAAGAACACGTCGCAACTCAGGCGAATCGCATTCACCACATTCAAGCTGCCATGCGTGCCCCAACATTTCTGGTAGCGCGCCCCGTACTGGTAGCCACCTGTACAGGGCTTGGAATAATATTTATTCTCCGTCAAAATTCCGCTTTCAAGGCCCGCGCCCGCCGTCACCAGTTTAAAAACAGATGCCGGCGGATACGTACCCGAAATCGCGCGGTTCGTGAGCGGTCTCATGGAATCAAGCGCCACATGCGCCCAGCCCTTGTTACGCTCGCGCTTTTTCAGCGAGAAAATGTTCGGGTCCAGCCTCGGCGAAGAAACCATCGCCAAAATTTCACCATTGCGCGGATCAATCGCCACAAGCGCACCTTTCGCAGAATCGGGAATCGCCTCTTCGGCAACCTTCTGCAAGCGCAAATCAATCGTCGACACCAAGCGAAGTCCCGGCACAGGCTCCGTCCCCTCGACACCGTCAAGCGAGCCCACTTCGCGGCCAGAGGCATTCACTTCCACAAGCTTCATGCCATTAACACCGCGGAACTCCTTGTCGTAAAATTGTTCAAGTCCCTTTTGCCCAATTCGGTCGCCCTGCGTATAGCCTTCGTATTCCGGCAGCTTGAGCTGTTCTTCCGAAATTTCGCTGGTGTAACCCAGTGCATGCGAGGCCAGCGTGCCGTAAGGGTATTCGCGACGCGATTCAATCACCGTCATGACACCAGGCAATTCTTCGGAACGTTCTTCGATAATGGCAACCTGTTCGGCAGTTGCATCTTCCAGCAGGCGAATCGGCCTATTCTTGATCCAGCGAGAACGCTGGAATGCCGTATCCAGAGAAAGGGAATCAAAGAGTCGCTCTCCCGCAACATCCTTAATGCCCAGCAACTTGTGAAACAACGAATCTCGTTCCGCTTTTTTGCGGGGCATGTTTATCGCCGTCAAGGCAATCTGGTAAGAAGGGCGATTACGCACCAGCACTTCGCCGTTTCGGTCATAAATGTATCCGCGTTCGGCAACCAAGACCACTTTACGCAAGCGGTTGTTTTCGGAACGTTGCAGGTTTTCGTCGTAATGGGTGAACTGCAGCGAAAACAAGCGCAAAATGAGAACGAAAAACAAGACCACGACACCTGTCATGTAAATCAATACATTCCAGTTCCTGTTTTGCAGGGTCTCGTTTTCGGACATTCCCTTAAGCATGCTTCTTCTTTTTACTGCCTAAATCCAGGTAGAAGAATATACCGCCAATCAGCATTGTATAAATGCATTCAGGCAGCGATTTCGTGAGGAACAAATTCGTGACAACGTCTTTAGAAAGTCCCGTGATCGCAAAGTAAATCATGTCGCTCACAAAAAAGCCCAAGCCAAGCACGCCGACTTTAGCAGGCAAATTGAGCGAAAGGAATCGTTCTTCAAGCTGCCCCACCGCATAACCGACCACCGTCATGGCAATCGTATTTGCACCGAGCCATTCCACCGGAGCATACACGTCTTGCGTAAAGCCTGCGACAAAGCCCCAAAAACATCCGGCCGTAGGGCCCCTTCTAATGGCCATCGCCACAATAAAGATAATCACAAAATCAGGCGCCACATCAAAGAAGCTAAGCCATTCGGCAACCGTCATTTGCAAGGCAAACACGATTACAAACAAAATAAGCGATTTGAGCCACCCTAAGTTATTCATCAAGCAGCTCCCTGATTATCCAATCCGGTTCCTTTTCCATCACGAACACTTCTTCAAGAATCGAAAAATCCTGGAAAGGTTCCACTTCCATCTGGCGCATTACATCGAGATCGGACTTGCGGACTTCTTTTACAGTGCCCACAGGAATGCCCTTCGGGAAAATGCCTCCCAAGCCAGAAGTCACAAGCGTATCGCCCGCATGCACGCCCGCATGGGTCGGAACAAGTGCCGTCAAGCGAACACCGTCCATCGATTCCAAAAAGCCCACCACGCGAGTGCGACGATCCATTACAGACAACTTAAGGTTCGGATCCACGAGCAACTGCACGCGCGAATGGCTCATACTCGCTTTCGAAATTTTTCCGACCAAACCGTTCATCGAAAACACGGGCATGTCTTCTTTCACGCCATGCTCCGTACCGCGGTTAATCACCATCGTCGTAAGGAATCTTCCGGGGTTGTGTCCAATCACGCGGGCCGTCACGATCGGGAAATCCCATTTGTCGTCAAATCGGACTAGCGTATGCAGTCGGGCGAGTTCCTGCAAGCCTTCGCGGGCATGGTAGGTTTCTTGCCTCAAGCGTGCGTTTTCTTCTTTCAGTTGTTCGTTTTCAAGTGCTACAGCCTTGTAATGTCCCACCGCAGACACAATGCGCTGCGCCGGGAAATACAGCGTCGACACTGCCGACGAGACAATACTCTCGCGAATCGTGTTCGGCGCCTGCCTCATCAAAAGGCCGAGAGCCAAGAAAAAGACAAAGGCAACGATACCGTGCCTTTGTGTAAACAAGTCGACAATAAAGCGAATCGCCCTAAGCATCGAGCCCTGTCAAATTAGTTCGAAGATGCAATCAAAACCGGGCGATATTTATCCAGGTCTTCGAGAATGCGAGCCGCACCCTTACAGACGCAAGTCAGAGCTTCATCAATCACGTTCACCGAAAGACCCGTTTCCTTACGGATACGTTCATCAAAGCCGCGCAGCTGAGAACCACCACCCGTCATGATGATACCCTTGTCGTAAATATCGGCAGAGAGTTCCGGCGGAGTAATGCTCAAGGCCTGCTTCACGGCTTCGATAATGGCCGTCACAGGTTCATTCAAGGCTTCACGGATTTCGGCGCTGTTAATGGTCGTGGTACGCGGCATGCCTGCCAAGAAGTCATGACCCTTCACTTCCATGGTCAGTTCTTCTTCAAGCGGGCTTGCAGAGCCAATCTGGATCTTGATCTGTTCTGCAGTGCTATCACCCACGCAAAGATTGTACATGGTACGGAGGTAGCGGACAATGGCCTCGTCCATTTCGTCACCGCCCACACGCACAGAGGCGTTGCAAACGGTGCCGTTCAAAGCGATCACGGCGATATCGGAAGTACCACCGCCAATATCCACAATCATGTTACCCACAGGGTCTTCCACAGGAATGCCCATACCGATAGCGGCAGCCATAGGTTCATGTACCAGGTGAACTTCCTTGGCACCGGCCTGCTTGGCAGCATCGATCACGGCACGCTTTTCCACTTCGGTAATTCCAGAAGGAACACCGACCACCACGCGGGGTTTCACCATCCACAGCGGGTACTTCTGCACGCGCTTGATGAATGTCTGCAAAAGGTTTTCTACCAGTTCGAAATCGGCAATCACGCCATCACGCATCGGGCGCACGGCACGGCTTTCGCCAGGCGTACGGCCAAGCATCTTTTTCGCTTCGAAACCGATGGCAGAGACACGGTTATTTTTGCTGTCCACCGCAATAACCGTAGGTTCATTAATGACAATTCCCTGACCTGCCACATGGACCAACGTATTCGCTGTGCCGAGGTCAATACCGATATCGCAAGAAAAGAGGCCGAACAAGATCCAATCCTTTTTTAAGATTTAACTTCCGTAAAAAAAATATAAAAAAACTACCGCAACGTGTCCGCGCCGAACTTCCATTCTTTCTTGTAGCGGTCCCAACCGCGCGTATTCACGTCGTAGCGATACTTGCGCTTCTCGTGCATGGCGATGTCTTTGTAGATAAAGAAATCAACCTCGGCATAGGCCGCATAAATGCGGGCCTCTGCGCCATCGAAAAGCCTAAAGTCCTTGACTCGGTAATAAGGCGTATCCAAGAGCCCTTCGCGCGTTTTAGAAGACTTGATGGTTTCAGCCACCATGAACTTCAAGTCATCTTGCAGGTAATTAGTTAATTTGTTCTCAATACGTTCCGTCGGTTCGGAACAACCCACAAGAAAGGCCGCAAAAGTCAATACACAAACAAGTAATCTCATGCCCATAAAGTAGAAAATCAACCGCCGAAAAAGAAATTGCCACAAGCAACAAAAACGCCCCTTCCAAGAGGGGCGTCTTCGTATTCAAGTCCGAGCAATTCCGTAGGAATTAGAACGAGTAGGTAGCATCGAGGCGAGAGAAGATGCGGCCTTCACCCTGGAACGGGTTGCGGAACAGCAGGTCTTCTGCAACAGTCACGTCGATCTTCAGGCGTTCTTCGATATTGATACCGAAACCGAATCCAACGTGGTCGTCGGCAGAGCCGTCAGCCAGCGGGTTGGTAGAGAAGAACGTACCGTCGTCCTTGCAAATGCCATAGCGGGAATCGGAGTAGTTGTTCTTGGAGTTCACGTCGCAATCGGTGTAGAGAATGGACTTCTGGCCACCCACACGGATAACGAACCAATCCCACCAAATGTTACGTTCGATACCGAAGCTGACCTTGCCGCCAACATCGGAACGCTTGTCCCAATGAGGATCTTCGTCGTCACGGGCATCATAAATCCATGCGCCACCGTTCACAGTCTTGTCGTAGAACCAGTCATGAGCCTTCTTCTGATTCCAGATGAAGTCAAGACCAAGCCAGAAGAAACCGCGATCCATAGCGACGTTAATGCCCATACCAGCTTGAGCATGCTTGTCTTCGATACCAGGAGCCTGAGCGAGCTTGATAGAAGCGGCCGGAACCAGTTCACCATCAATTGCTTCCATGGTGAAGAAAGCGCGAGCCTTGGCGAGAATCGTGAAATCGCCATCGTCAAAGAAGCTGTGGCGATCCGGGCCATACTGCACACGAGCAATACCGCCAGACACTTCGTAGGAGGTGCCGCTACCCGTCTGGAAGTTCAAACCTGCGTCCAACTGAACGAGAGATGCATAAGCATCGTCGTTAGTCTGGTAGGTGCCGCTTTCATCGAGGTCGCCGCCATCCTGATGAGCGATATAAATATGCAAGCCCCAAGCGTCACCACTGGAGAACGTGCCGCCCAAGAAGCCATCAAAGTTCGTCACCGTTTCAGGAACAACAGCGTAGGTGCTCTTACCAGTCTGCACGTAGTCCGGCAGATACATGGCGAGGTCGTTGTTGACGCGGCCAAAGAGACCACCGATCGAGAACTTCGGGTCGGGAATATTGTCTTCACCAAAAGAAATCGAGAAGATGCCACCAAAAGTCGGGTGCTGCGGATCAACATTGCCGCCAGCAGACATGTTGTTGTCGGTATAGGCACCGAAACCACCGATCAAATAGTTGGAGTAAAGATTTACGTTTGCGGGGTTATCGAAGATGCTTACATCGTCCATGATGTAAGTAGAGTTCTTGCCCATGGATTCAACACGTGCAAAGGTTGCAAAAGCAGAACCCACGCCAAGAATACCGAATGCGGCTCCAACCGCGGCAGCTGTTCTTAAGTTCATTGGAAAACTCCTATTGAAATTTCTGTTTTAAAGTTAGTTTAATTAAACGAAAAACGCAATAAAATTTTAAACAAAAGTCAACTTTTTTTATACAAACCGACTGGAACCGTTATCTACAATACAAAAAAGGCCGGACTTGACAGTCCGGTCTTTTTTCAAGTTTTCGCCGAATTATTCGGAGAAGGTGAACGGGATCGTAACAGTGGTGTTACCAGACTTCACCTTGCTGAACTTCCAGCGGCTCACAGCGTTCTTGACTTCGCCGTCAAATTCGCCGTAACCGGTCGTAGAAGAAGCAATGGAGATGCTGATGATTTCGCCACCCGGAGCGATCGTGAACTTCAAGGTAACCTTACCCTGGAAGCCCGGTTTCTTCTTCAGGAACTTGTTATAGATGTGGCGGAGACCCGGAGTACGCTGACGCACAACCTTCATGATGTCTGCAGCGGAACGAGATCCACCACCGGCACCCATGTCGATATCGCGTTCAGACGGAGTCCTGATGGAACCCTTAGCCTTGGTAGCGATACCACCGCCACCGCCGCCGAGAAGACCTGCCAGGCCGTCACCGATACCACCGGAACCACCTTCGGCATAACCTTCGTTAAAGCCACCATCTGCCTTACCGCGACGACCACCGAGAACGGTCTTACCCGTCGTCTGGAGGCCAGCCACGTCCTTCAGCACCTTATCGATGTCCTTAGAGAACTTCTGGTTCTTCATGAGGTCATAGGCGCCTGCAGAGGCATTCTTGGTCTGAGCAGTCAAGAGCTTAAGCACACCACGAGTCTGGGGAGCGTTGGGCTGACCCTTACCACGCGGCTTGCCGCCACCACCAGCCTTCTTACGAGGCTTCTTGGGTTCTTCCTTCTTCTTCTCTTCCTTCTTCTCTTCCTTCTTTTCATCGATGGTCATAGAAGCAGTAAGATCAGCAGCGGCAGAGTCGTCGAACACGACTTCGTCCACCACCTGTTCGTACATGGAAGCCCAAAGGCAGATAGCCAAAGCTACGACTAAAGAGATACCGGCAATAGCACCCATCTTCTTGTCGGATTCCGGCATCAGGGACGCTACTAACGGATCCATTTCGGGAGTATTCTTTTTAGCCATAATTATTCCTCCCCTCCGTTCTTCTGCATAACGGCGAATGCAATGTGCGTATAGCCAGAGAAGCCACAAGTAGCCATGACCTTATACATTGCATCGTAAGGGATGTTCTTGTCGATCTGCACAATGATGTTACCGGCTTCGTCAGCAGGAAGACCCATCTTGAGGGCGTGTTCCTGTTCCGTTGCGCGGCGTTCCTTAAGAACGGAGTCCACCTTGGTCACAAGAAGATCTTCTTGCTTCAAGACGTCTTCGGTAGGAACGATCTTTGCGTTATCGACCACAACGTAGTTGTTATCGACCACGACCGTCAGAGCCACTTCCTTCGGCTGCACCTTAGAGGTAGACACCGGAAGGATGAGGTTTTCGGCCTGGGTCAAAAGCTGACCTTCAGCGTCCAAGTTCTTGATCATGAACACCAGAATAATGGTCATCATGTCCATCATGGACGTGAGGGAGAAAGGTACGTCTTCGCTAAATTTACGAGTTCTTCTAGCCATGATTAACCTCCCAGCTTAGCAAGGTTGATCTTGCTGAAACCGGCTTCTTTAGCACGGTCCATAAGTTGAATGATCTTATCGAACTGGGTGTCGTCGTTAGCAACGATGATGATGTTATCGACGTCTTCGAGGTCAATGAACTGCGTATGGATCTGAATCAGGTCCTTAGCGATCAAGTCGTAAGCAGACAGCGGGTAGATGATGTTCTTTGCAGCCACATCCGGTTTCAGCGTACGAGCCGAGTTCGGAGTGAGGGTTGCAAGCACAGCGCCTGCGCTCGGCTTCTTGAGCATCGGCGGCGGGGTCAGACCCATAGCGCCTTCGCCAGGAGCAGCGAGGAATGAGTTGTTACCGTCCACGTATGCGCTGTCAGGCACATTTTCGGACTGAGAAGAATACACGGCCCAAATCACGCGGCCCGGGTCTTCTTCGGATTCCTTGTTGATGGCCCAGAGTTCGATGGATTCGATTTCATAAAGATACTTTTCTTTATCCATTTCGGATCCGTCTTTGCACTTGGGACCATGACCGCTTTCCACGGCCGACTTCACATCTTCCGGCGCATGCGTAATGAGCTGCGCATCAGACTTGCAACGGAACGTCCACATTTCCTTGAAGTAAACGTTCGGCTGGAAACCACCGCGGGCACCGATCACCAGATAGTCACTGGTAATAGCGAGCGAGAGGTTAAGAGCCTGCTGGTCCGGTTCCGGAGGCGTATCGTTGTCCATGTTCATCATGCTGCGTTCCGGCATGTTGATTTCAACGATAGCAAGCTTGGAGAAGGCGGTCATAGACAACAGCATAGGAATCAGGATAGTGAACAAGCCCATCGCCGGCAACAGGTCCGGTTCTTCAGGCTTGGCTGGTTTCTTGAGTTCTTTTGCCATGTTTTATAACTCCGTTAAAATTATCTCTCTATCTCTTCGATTATGCGAGGGAGTTGATAATCTTGAGGCCCTTTTCTTCCATTTCCTGGATGAGGCGTTCGGAGTTCATGTTGAGGAGGCCGACGATGACCAGAAGAGGCACAGCGGAGAGAAGGCCGAGGAGCGTAGTACCCATAGCGATAGCAATACCATCGGAAAGGGCCTTGGCACGTTCAGCAGCCGGCTTGTTAGCCACAGCATCGAAGGTGTAGATCAGACCGTAAATGGTGCCCATAAGTCCAAGCAACGTGGAGATGGAAGCCATAACCTGAATGATGCTGATATAACGAGTAAGACGGGGAGCTTCGGTCAGGAACACTGCGTCGCAAGCAGCGGACATGGTTTCACGACCACCGTTACGGGCAGCAACGATTGCGGCCATCACGCGAGCGATCGGGAGCTTGGTTGCGTTGGCATAGCTGAGAGCTTCATCATAGCGCTGAGCAGAAATGTGAGTGCCGAACTTGGCCAAGAAATCCTTACGGCCCTTAGCGCTCTTCACCATGATGTAAAGGAAGCGTTCAACAGAGAAGCCGAGGCCAATCATGAACACCACGAGGATGATCCACATGAACTGGTAACCATCAGATTCCGGGCTGAAGGATTGAAGCATTTTAGACATTAGAGTACTCCTTGATTGAGTGTTTTGGTTTATTTTGAAAAATCTTTGTTCATATTTAATCTTTTTTAGGGCAAAATTGTGTAGTCGAGCCGGTAAAATCTTGTTTACTACTCAAAAAACGCCATTTTTACCCTTATAGAATAGGGGAACCCTATGAACTAGGTTCCCCGTAAAATTGTTTTTACCGCTATTTTTTCTTGCCTTTCTTCTTAGCGGCCTTCTTCTTAGCCTTCGGGGCAGGAGCCGGGGCGGCTTCCGGTTCAACGGAGTCGTCGGCTTCGTCCATAGAAGAGCCAGCAGAAGAGGACGTAGAGGCAGAGCCACCAGCGAGCTGCTTCTGGAGGTCAGCAAGTTCAGCCTTCAGCTTTTCGTTTTCAGCCTTGGCGTCCTTGATGATTTCGCGGTAGGTCGTGATCTGTTCTTCCGGAGTCATGACTTCG
This window contains:
- a CDS encoding ComF family protein gives rise to the protein MRWIENVERFVFGAECLGCRAPSGALDPWLCPECVKELERESTVELSPGPDTYSLYPMRPLTRRLVHALKYRGISGMATYLVKHSASVRCGLVREELSMFPKPLYFVPVPLHRARYRERGYNQAEKIAAALSLALDGKVCRWLKRRTFVVSQTKLSKEERERNVAFAFECVLKNPPTSGTVIVVDDVFTTGATTSACLAAFGRDFALPIKVCTLLYDEPASAVADFVADNQMEWEVE
- the rodA gene encoding rod shape-determining protein RodA, with product MKPNRLLSRSLRFDWMFIALTIALMSVGVALVYSATIAEDASVVELFWFKQIIYFIFGAVFAAALIFVRIDWLKRAAFPLYVVALILLVVVLFFAGDVVKGAGRWIDLGVFKLQPSEFAKIAYLLTISYWLSKHPVSLYKLKSFVVPFFLFIVPFALVLKQPDLSTALVFIAVTMVSFFFAGLTLTDMFLIVSPVLSVFFSHSQALVFEILWGLLICVVVFALFRRKLPKVLSALILMANIFAGYASSMAWNMLEPHQQKRVNTFLDPMSDPLGDGYQVLQSLTAIGSGGLTGKGFGNGSQTNLAFLPEEHTDFIFSVLGEQFGFLGCAFVLILYALFLWRATSICRLSSDPFVTLMVMGASTVFLFHIMVNIAMTVGLMPVTGLPLPFLSYGGSFALTCMVLVGFLLCLHFQARRR
- the mrdA gene encoding penicillin-binding protein 2; this translates as MLKGMSENETLQNRNWNVLIYMTGVVVLFFVLILRLFSLQFTHYDENLQRSENNRLRKVVLVAERGYIYDRNGEVLVRNRPSYQIALTAINMPRKKAERDSLFHKLLGIKDVAGERLFDSLSLDTAFQRSRWIKNRPIRLLEDATAEQVAIIEERSEELPGVMTVIESRREYPYGTLASHALGYTSEISEEQLKLPEYEGYTQGDRIGQKGLEQFYDKEFRGVNGMKLVEVNASGREVGSLDGVEGTEPVPGLRLVSTIDLRLQKVAEEAIPDSAKGALVAIDPRNGEILAMVSSPRLDPNIFSLKKRERNKGWAHVALDSMRPLTNRAISGTYPPASVFKLVTAGAGLESGILTENKYYSKPCTGGYQYGARYQKCWGTHGSLNVVNAIRLSCDVFFYQAGLDIDMARINEFGRRFGLGEKPLGVDIPGEKGGWLPDSASFNQKNKRLGWRWARGLILNLSIGQGQIVTPLQQATLIGSLATGKGVYRPHFMKELRDIDGNVVRRYEPEIVRPGNMKPYTHRILLAAMDSVVNHPGGTGKRGAIPGIRVGAKTGSGEWKKGEKTHAWYAAVAPLYDPEIAVAVIMEAAGGGGAVSGPIAKKVMEAYFENKEKEAGKNETQSTP
- the mreD gene encoding rod shape-determining protein MreD — translated: MNNLGWLKSLILFVIVFALQMTVAEWLSFFDVAPDFVIIFIVAMAIRRGPTAGCFWGFVAGFTQDVYAPVEWLGANTIAMTVVGYAVGQLEERFLSLNLPAKVGVLGLGFFVSDMIYFAITGLSKDVVTNLFLTKSLPECIYTMLIGGIFFYLDLGSKKKKHA
- the mreC gene encoding rod shape-determining protein MreC, with the translated sequence MLRAIRFIVDLFTQRHGIVAFVFFLALGLLMRQAPNTIRESIVSSAVSTLYFPAQRIVSAVGHYKAVALENEQLKEENARLRQETYHAREGLQELARLHTLVRFDDKWDFPIVTARVIGHNPGRFLTTMVINRGTEHGVKEDMPVFSMNGLVGKISKASMSHSRVQLLVDPNLKLSVMDRRTRVVGFLESMDGVRLTALVPTHAGVHAGDTLVTSGLGGIFPKGIPVGTVKEVRKSDLDVMRQMEVEPFQDFSILEEVFVMEKEPDWIIRELLDE
- a CDS encoding rod shape-determining protein translates to MFGLFSCDIGIDLGTANTLVHVAGQGIVINEPTVIAVDSKNNRVSAIGFEAKKMLGRTPGESRAVRPMRDGVIADFELVENLLQTFIKRVQKYPLWMVKPRVVVGVPSGITEVEKRAVIDAAKQAGAKEVHLVHEPMAAAIGMGIPVEDPVGNMIVDIGGGTSDIAVIALNGTVCNASVRVGGDEMDEAIVRYLRTMYNLCVGDSTAEQIKIQIGSASPLEEELTMEVKGHDFLAGMPRTTTINSAEIREALNEPVTAIIEAVKQALSITPPELSADIYDKGIIMTGGGSQLRGFDERIRKETGLSVNVIDEALTCVCKGAARILEDLDKYRPVLIASSN
- a CDS encoding AgmX/PglI C-terminal domain-containing protein, giving the protein MAKKNTPEMDPLVASLMPESDKKMGAIAGISLVVALAICLWASMYEQVVDEVVFDDSAAADLTASMTIDEKKEEKKEEKKKEEPKKPRKKAGGGGKPRGKGQPNAPQTRGVLKLLTAQTKNASAGAYDLMKNQKFSKDIDKVLKDVAGLQTTGKTVLGGRRGKADGGFNEGYAEGGSGGIGDGLAGLLGGGGGGIATKAKGSIRTPSERDIDMGAGGGSRSAADIMKVVRQRTPGLRHIYNKFLKKKPGFQGKVTLKFTIAPGGEIISISIASSTTGYGEFDGEVKNAVSRWKFSKVKSGNTTVTIPFTFSE
- a CDS encoding biopolymer transporter ExbD; its protein translation is MARRTRKFSEDVPFSLTSMMDMMTIILVFMIKNLDAEGQLLTQAENLILPVSTSKVQPKEVALTVVVDNNYVVVDNAKIVPTEDVLKQEDLLVTKVDSVLKERRATEQEHALKMGLPADEAGNIIVQIDKNIPYDAMYKVMATCGFSGYTHIAFAVMQKNGGEE
- a CDS encoding biopolymer transporter ExbD, translating into MAKELKKPAKPEEPDLLPAMGLFTILIPMLLSMTAFSKLAIVEINMPERSMMNMDNDTPPEPDQQALNLSLAITSDYLVIGARGGFQPNVYFKEMWTFRCKSDAQLITHAPEDVKSAVESGHGPKCKDGSEMDKEKYLYEIESIELWAINKESEEDPGRVIWAVYSSQSENVPDSAYVDGNNSFLAAPGEGAMGLTPPPMLKKPSAGAVLATLTPNSARTLKPDVAAKNIIYPLSAYDLIAKDLIQIHTQFIDLEDVDNIIIVANDDTQFDKIIQLMDRAKEAGFSKINLAKLGG
- a CDS encoding MotA/TolQ/ExbB proton channel family protein gives rise to the protein MSKMLQSFSPESDGYQFMWIILVVFMIGLGFSVERFLYIMVKSAKGRKDFLAKFGTHISAQRYDEALSYANATKLPIARVMAAIVAARNGGRETMSAACDAVFLTEAPRLTRYISIIQVMASISTLLGLMGTIYGLIYTFDAVANKPAAERAKALSDGIAIAMGTTLLGLLSAVPLLVIVGLLNMNSERLIQEMEEKGLKIINSLA